Genomic DNA from Verrucomicrobiota bacterium:
CTCAGCACGATTCTCGCGCTCGCGGCGCAACTCGACGCCGCGACGAACACGCCCGCCGTCACAAATCCGCCGCCGGCGTGGCTTACCCGGCCGCTCTCGCTCGGCGAGTGCATCAACCTCGCGCTCCAACAGAATAGCGCGGTGCTCAAGAGCCGCCACGACATCGAAGCGGCCTACGGCCTGAGCGTGCAGGCCCGCGCCATCACGCGGCCGCGATTGACGCTGACCGGCAACTACACGCTCACCGACCGTGGCGCGATCGAGGACTTCGGTTTCCCGGGCGCGCCCCGGACGAGCGATCAAACGTGGACGCTCGGTCTGCAAGTTTCTCGATCCATCTACGAGGGCGGGCGCATCCAGCAAGCCGGGCGCATCGCGGACCTCACGCGCGAGCAGGCGCTCTTCGCCCATCAGTCGGTCGTGCAGGACACCGTGCTCGCGGTGCGGGTCGCGTATGACGACGCGCTTCTCGCCGCGCAGCAAATCATCGTGCAGGACGCGAGCGTGAAGCTGCTGCAGAAGGAACTCGAAGACACCACGCGCCGGTTCGAGGCGGGGACCGTGCCGCGCTTCAACGTGCTGCGGGCGGAAGTCGAGCTCGCCAACGCGCGCCCGCGAGTCATCAAGGCCCGCCACGCGCTGCGCATCGCCCGCGACAACCTCGTCCACGCGCTCGGCTACAGCCTGCCGCCGGCCGTGAGCGAGGACATCCCGCTGCAACTCAGCGGCCGTCTCGAAGCCACCCCGCTCGACATGGATTTGCCGGGCGCAGTCGCGCGCGCGTTCGAGGGGCGCACGGAGCTCATCGCGCTTCGCAAGGCCGAGGAGTTGCGGCGCGAGGGAATCCTCACCGCCGAAGCCGCGCGCAAACCGAGCGCGCAGCTTTTTGCGGGCGGCACATCTCACAACCGGCGCTTCAGCAACAACCCGACCCGCGACACCTCTGGCTGGAACGTTGGCGCGCAGATGACCTGGAACATTTTCGACGGCCGTCTCACCGACGGCAGGGTGCGGGAGGCCGCCGCGCTGCACCGCAAGGCGGGCGAGGAACTGAACGACTTCGCGCGACGCATCGAACTCGAGGTCCGCACCGCGTGGTCCAACTTCATCGAGGCGAGGGAAGTGATCGAGTCCCAGAAGAAAGTGCAGGAACAAGCCGAGGAGGCGCTGCGGCTCGCGAACGCCCGCGCCGAGGCCGGCACCGGCACGCAACTCGACGTGCTCAACGCGCAGACCGCACTCACGGAAGCCCGGAACACGCAGATCCAGGCGCTGCACGCATATTCCGTCGCCCGCAGCCGGTTGGAGCGCGCCGTCGGCGTGAAGGTCGAAGTGCAGAGTGACGTGAAGCGATGAACGGCTGCGCGGCCCGTGGCGCGGGCGGTTCGGAATCAACACCAACCCTTGAAATGAAAGCCATCCGCGTGAACCAATTCGGCGGCCCCGACGTGCTGCGCCTTGAGGAGGCGCCCATGCCACGACCCGGCCCAGGCCAACTCGTGCTGCGCGTTCGCGCCGCGGGCGTCAATCCCGTGGACACGTATTTTCGCAGCGGAACCAATCCGGCGATCCAACCGCCTTACACACCGGGCTCCGACGCGGCGGGCGAAGTGGTGTCCGTCGGCGAGGGAGTGAGCGCGTTTGCAACCGGTGACCGCGTCTATGTCGGCGGCTCGCTCAGCGGAACGTATGCCGAGTTCGCGCTCTGCGAAGCGACGCGGACCTATCCCCTGCCCCACCCGGTGGGCTTCGAGCAGGGCGCGGC
This window encodes:
- a CDS encoding NADPH:quinone reductase, which gives rise to MKAIRVNQFGGPDVLRLEEAPMPRPGPGQLVLRVRAAGVNPVDTYFRSGTNPAIQPPYTPGSDAAGEVVSVGEGVSAFATGDRVYVGGSLSGTYAEFALCEATRTYPLPHPVGFEQGAALHIPYATAHRALFHRADARAGEIVLIHGASGGVGLAAVQFARAAGL
- a CDS encoding TolC family protein — translated: MKTLLILSTILALAAQLDAATNTPAVTNPPPAWLTRPLSLGECINLALQQNSAVLKSRHDIEAAYGLSVQARAITRPRLTLTGNYTLTDRGAIEDFGFPGAPRTSDQTWTLGLQVSRSIYEGGRIQQAGRIADLTREQALFAHQSVVQDTVLAVRVAYDDALLAAQQIIVQDASVKLLQKELEDTTRRFEAGTVPRFNVLRAEVELANARPRVIKARHALRIARDNLVHALGYSLPPAVSEDIPLQLSGRLEATPLDMDLPGAVARAFEGRTELIALRKAEELRREGILTAEAARKPSAQLFAGGTSHNRRFSNNPTRDTSGWNVGAQMTWNIFDGRLTDGRVREAAALHRKAGEELNDFARRIELEVRTAWSNFIEAREVIESQKKVQEQAEEALRLANARAEAGTGTQLDVLNAQTALTEARNTQIQALHAYSVARSRLERAVGVKVEVQSDVKR